The window TCCATTTCTGATGGATCACCGCCCATCGCCTTCCAGAAAGCAGTAACTAATTGTTCGGCTGCTATCCGTCTTTGATTAGTTGGCAGCGACGCTGCATGTTCTTTCATAGCTCTTAAATGACTAAACAATTCACCAAAATCTGTATTTTCTTCTCCCATAATACCATCTGAAAAACTTCATTTGTACAAACtgtaacataattttttaataagtaTGCTTCCAACAAACCTAGCATGTTCTCCATTGGTAATGTTTCTGTGGAATCTTGATtcaattcaatattttcaaattgttcTTCAACTTCATTCATGTCATTATTTCTGTCATCTATGTTTGGTGGTTTCCCTGCAACATTAAAATCAATCACAATTTTTGTCATAGACAATTATAGCAATATTTTAAGATCTAAGTTTAAGtataatttttgttgaaaaCCTTTAAGTATCATATTAGGCCACATATGAGCATGTAAAGCTTCAATGATCCTTTCGATACCATATTTATTATGTTCTGAATCAGCTTCTGAAGCATCTACATCAGGTCTATTGAATTCaatcaattcaaatttattttgtaGACACCATTTTATCACTAAAATATACCAAACATATGTTTAATCTGTTCTGTCTTAATGATATTATATTAGCTAATTATGTATTTTTGTATACCTTTATCTCTAATAACAACATCTGTTATAAAGTTACAAGAAAACAATAATACTTCTGCTTCAGCTAAAGAAGCAATTAGGGATGACCattgttttaaattttcatctgCATTTTCCTAAGAAAATTAATGCTAAAAATCATTAGCCCTGTTGAAAGTTCTTTTTATGAATGAAAGATCTTACTGCCTGTGGATCATGATGTATAATAAGAGCTTCCACACCGTCGATTGAAATATCTGGAGAAGGATTTTCCGTAACACATATTAACACTTGTGTTTTATAATACTTGTTTTGTATATTccataaataatattcaaagtaATCTTGATTAGATAACCTTTCTGCTCCTACgtctataaaataaat is drawn from Osmia lignaria lignaria isolate PbOS001 chromosome 14, iyOsmLign1, whole genome shotgun sequence and contains these coding sequences:
- the LOC117609328 gene encoding alpha- and gamma-adaptin-binding protein p34; translated protein: MNLPRILIVSTEKGKANEIATNVGAERLSNQDYFEYYLWNIQNKYYKTQVLICVTENPSPDISIDGVEALIIHHDPQAENADENLKQWSSLIASLAEAEVLLFSCNFITDVVIRDKVIKWCLQNKFELIEFNRPDVDASEADSEHNKYGIERIIEALHAHMWPNMILKGKPPNIDDRNNDMNEVEEQFENIELNQDSTETLPMENMLDGIMGEENTDFGELFSHLRAMKEHAASLPTNQRRIAAEQLVTAFWKAMGGDPSEMED